Part of the Plodia interpunctella isolate USDA-ARS_2022_Savannah chromosome 13, ilPloInte3.2, whole genome shotgun sequence genome, ccaatagtaattaattagtgtgataaaaataagtagttaTCGAACCTTTCCGATTTACGCTTCCGTGATCTGACGCTCTATCCCTTCATCAAAAAGACATATCTTTTAGAATTCGTCGATTCACCATTCTAGAGATATGTCTTTTTAAAATGGTGGGGGCTATATAACCTAAAAAGGCGAGTGGTCTCGCCAGCCACTTCATCACGAAGGCTCAAGCCGTCGCGGGCTCATGATGCCTCAGGCCTCGTTTATAGCCGAAAAGAACACTCTTGGTGCATTTCAGAGTTGCGAGTCAGGCCTTCGGTCAATGATTGACACAGTCCAAGAAGATCCATGACCGCCACTCGCTCCCCACCAGTCGTATCACGCGCGCCATCGCGCCTAGTCCCATCCGTTCTCCTTCACCATGTGTGCCAGTTCTATTATGAACTTCCCCTCTTTGTATTTCTGACTTGATTCGAACGCGTGTTCCtgaaataatagaaatgtGAGGTTAGATATTAGAGATTTTATCTGTATCCAAAGAAGAAAACTTAAACACCAAATAGTCTTATCAAATGTTGCGAAAACTTCACTCACGAATTATAAAccatttttaacttttacacGAACACGAATTTTAAACCTCCATCCAGTTTTGTAATCGATGAAGATTAGTCACTACCTACACATTGGAGAGACTTAGTGCAGTTTAGTCATTTCGATTTGTAGACGAAAGATTTTTAGGATTTTTATGCATATCTTGCATTTTAGGTACTTTGTGCATAAATCATTTTTCCATCGCTAGACgttcttattattatagacGTTCATCGTTAGAGAGAggtttttgcccagcagtgagaCATGTTATagctacttaaaaaaaaagacgtTATTAACtaccaaacaaacatacttacgtATTTATCTATGTCAATTTTGATTACAAAATTGCGTCGCAACAGTTCTTATCAAGATTTACTATTGGTATATAGAGTGACCTTACTGAATGACCTATCATCTAGGGCATGCGAGGCAGGAGGTCAGGGGGCATCTCATCACAGATTAAGCTAATAGCAACCCGATAATTActgcatattaatattatgcaaCGGTGAGCAGTAATGAgtagataatttaattatcgtgtccttcaatttctattaagtataaatacctacatacgtCCTAGCCAAACAAAAGTATAACTATGGGTAAAGGCATCTTAAACTTTTGTGTTGATTGATTTCGGTCGCGCGCGCTGCGTATTATGTCCGCCAAGAATTAGCCAAACTTACGTCTCTGTCTAGACTTGTAATGTACCTACGTatcgtataaaaaaaagttactttataTCTCTGTTGCTCTGTGCAGACATGATGATTTCGTTAATGAAAATACGAATCCTACGTAAATGTCTATTCTCATGTTAACTGGTGAGCGAAAAACGCGCGAAAAACGTTACACTCGTTATATTAACATGATTTTTGAACGTAACGCCGGCTATACTTTATCCACGTATCCTCTTTGACCTTATCGGCGAACTCAATAAATGCTGATGCGAATGATGGTACAATACATTGCGGAGTTTCTATGTGAGAGCTTTTTTTCCCGCTAGTAAGAACCAGCATTGTAATTCGAAACCGCCAAAATTCGGTAAACTGTTTGCGTATAGTGGCATAAAGAAAAGAGAATACTGACATATTTCCAGCCAAGCATGGTCTTGCAGCATTCGCAGTAGATGTCCGCGACCGCGTGCAGCCCCGTGAGCAGGACGCGCTCCTCCGCGGGCCCGCAGCCAACGTTCACACTGAAACAACACTACATGTAAAAAATCTGTAGATACACTGATCTAGAATTTTGCCGTGGTCGTGCCGTGGTGGCCGCTTTCTCGATGTGAGCAATTTTTTCCAAGCAactttttggaaaaataacttttttcctACCTTTATTTGGGGTCGGTCATCGAAAGTTTTTGGAAAAATTACGACACTTATGCTACTGAAGTGTTCCTTTCCGTTCCTTTACACGTAAACGTGGTGTGTTGTATTACAGGTTTTTCTTTCTGTTCTGAAACCTACCTCAGACACAATTCTCTCACAATTTCCAAACTTTGGTAGCTTAGTTTTAAGGACAATCTGAAAAATTGTGCTGAGaagaataatgatttttattatgactATTTGACCGATTAGTATAGACTGGTTAGTTACTATCGACCATCCAACATCACGATAGTATCGTGAGGTTCGCTATTACCATTAGATTTTAAAGcctagtatattttattgcaagttGTAACGTATCGCATGTAACTTGGTAATAAAAGCCTCAAGACAGTGGGATCTCGGCATAGCATCGTAACTATAACAACAATCCTATTTTGTGATCGTAACTGATTGATGAGATAAAATTCTTAACAACGCTCACGAAAAAATACAACACgcatacagaaaataaaaattcttgtCTCAATTTCTTAAAGAAACcgcaaaatattaaacattacgTCGATGAGGTTATTGATGATAttcacagatttttttcagACTTCTGTGATAATTTGTGAGGACAATGAGATCCTAATAGGAAATGGACGAATGGTACAAGTAATAATGCTCCTACGCATATGAATGACTGGCTGAATCGAGACATGCACGAAACAGTattgaaaaaaagttttgatatCGATTGGTGACCAAACACAGGGATTTATTTTCGCAGGAacataattttgtgtaaaatgtaCTCGATAAGCACGAAGTCTTTGAAATTTTCGCGCTTGTATTGAATGTAAGTGCAACAGGTAGAACCTTGAGAGGCTAATGGTTCAGTAACTTCTCAtgaaaatgacattaaaacGTTCTCTATAGAATCGTCTAATAAACAAGACaatgttaactttttaattattcattcaaaagCCTTTTCGGCGTGAATTGAATTGagtgaataatttaaagttcGTTAGTTACATGTGATTTTGTGTTCTttgattttgtgtttatatatcCTATATAGTTAGTGATGTGAGTCATTGTGTGTTGTctatttattatctacttCAACTTACCATCATCAATCAtttacgtaaaatattttcgcttAAATAGAAACCCGTTGCAAACGTTGAATTCAACATTTACCAAGCAAACAACGCAAATGGTTTTGAAATCGACAGAATGCAAGGACTACGAGGCGATATCACATATGAAATATGCATGACACTCGTGCAACAAGCATGGATTTGTTACACACAAATTATTAACCACGTTGCGACTAACACAAATTGATATTGTCTATCCGGTTAGAAGTATGTACCCAATGgccacaattttatttatttattgtatagcCTACAAcatatagaaattaatttacgtaatatgaataacaatttcaatttgGAAAAGAATTCCAAATTTAAGTTTCAAACTTCattaactatttaatttttttcgctGGATTTGGCAACGATCCGTATTTGGACTGACGCTTATTTTTTCGGCTTAAACTACTTTGTTAATAAAAGccaataaaatgaaagaagCACTTACACTGAATTGAAGAGATACGCGCGCCCCTGGCTGCCTTGAAACGACtggaaaacaacaaaaatacattagaaCGATTGCAGTATAAAATCACTATAAAATGCATTCAtacgtaataaaaaacaaattcaatctTCTCTCTATCAAGCATGAATAGTTTCTCGTGACATTTTTTACTGTATctatattcattatatattcaatttgtacataaatatatttatgtcatttatttattaaatatgtatacatatattttgttgtatataGGTAGCTTATTCTTCAACAAGCCAGTAACAATGTGTCCGATGTTTAGTGAaagtacaaaaacatttttgttttggcTAAGTCGTTTGTTTTGATTGTTATTCAAATCAAGTTACGTTTATTATGTTGAGATTGATTACAATAAACGTCACACGAAAGTCATTGTCGCAATAATAAATGATGGCTAACGAAAGTATTAACTATGAAAAATAGTAACAGACAGAAAAgtacaatttcataaaattttcatatatgtgtcacctaatattttaaatccaaaagacattattaatttcagatttttttgttacatgaATGGACAGGATCCGGAAAATCTATATGAAGGACATGTAAATATAGAAATCTCAAGGTGAGGATATCTATGAATAAGTGGTGATAAGGAAAAGCGAAATGATAGCGAATCTAGAAATAATCAACATCGAACGTATGAACATAGCGTGTCAACCAAGTCAAgcaaacaatgaaaaaaaaaattgtcacaaaTCTAGCTGAAAAGAGCGTGAACTCTCACTaatcatgaaataaataaaatagacgaTGGAAAGATTGAGTTGCTGCTGCAGTAGGGCAAGGTTCACTCCGAAAATGCAAGGGGTAAAAAggagattattattattattgaagaagaaaacaaaaatataagataaagCCAAGCATCAATAACATTAGGACTCGAAGGAGTGAGACTAGagtaaatgaatgaatttctgatgaaaaacatatagatgaaaaatattgcaaagatgactaattaaaatatatgatgttGATGAAGATATTGGCTTGCAAGAGAGTAAAGATCACAAATCCAAAGAAGTAAAAACATACCTTAGAGATAAGCTCGTCATGGCTCGCCAGGTGCGCGCGGCAGTGTATACAGCTGTAAGTCCTGTGCGCAGGCGGCAGGTACGCTTGGAAGGTCTTGACCGGCGTGCGCGCCGTGGTGGCGGCGCCTGCGCCCTCGCCTACCACCGCGCCACGGTTAGACACAGCGTCACGCATGAGTGCCTGCTAGCTACCAATAGACACAGCGTCAACGCTGGAAGCTGCCCTAAGTGCACCATGATTAACGCGTTCAGGATTTTAGAGGTTATATTTTGGCATTTTGGAGGCAGATTGAAGATGGATTTTTGggattacaaattaatattaataataatgtttttcgatttgacatatatatatgaagGATATTAGAAGAAAACTTTGAAGTTTGCAGTATCTTATTTCATCAGAAGTATCTGCCCAGTTATTATGATGAATCATCATAAcgataatatatacataataaaattgatgatCTTCTGGTCTAAGCAGGTATATAATTCTATTAATCATGATAATCAcctaaaataggtacctacattgcAATGAAtgactgacatgctgtaccgaaCCCACAtagagtgggataagggtaggctgatgattgatgatgattgCAATCCTGAATGCGCTAACTTTGGTATAGTGCACGTAGGGCATAAGTAACAGCACTCATGCGATATTACGTCACAAGATATACATAAAGTACCCGATTTTTTCCACAGTAAAGTAAAATGGGTTAGAATAAGTACAGTCGacaaaataatgatgtaaGGTGTGATAGGATTCCATTTAGATACACAACCCAGAGTCATTCGGAATACATTTATGTGGCTTACTGTACAAATCGATTGACTTGTGTAGTGACTAATGTATGATCCAAAATAGAAATACATTAACGGCATTCATTAGAATTTGAGGGGTGTTTTCATAAATGATTCAGGCTGCCGTTGTTATGAATAAGGTACCCagaaatgtaggtacttaacgAAGTTTGTTTACTGATATGGAAATAACTTTTCTTTGTTTCATGCATACTTTATGCAAATGACACAAATCGCTTGAATGTTTTAATGcgtattcattaaaattattttcttctaacTGTGATACGAAAAGGTCAAGTATCAGTAGGTGATTAGGTTCTAAAGAAATATGAAGCGAAGTAgcatctatttatttattcttatcagTTATAtcttcaagtttatttttttcatgactTTCGATAAGCATATGAAAAACTAgtaggttatttttttctgattctTTCTACGCCGCAATTAGAGGTGACACAAAATGTTCCGAATTCAAAACATTGTGCAAAAGATTTAGGTACAATATTGTATGTTAGTGATGTCAACGAACTCAGTATAGCTGTTTGTATAGCGCATTAAGTGAATAACCTTGTGATCATCCGCCTGGCGAGCTTCAAGGTTTTACTTAgatttaaattagatttttgtcTCGATTCATAAATAACTTGAGTTCATTTTGATCAAGGAAAATTTTCGTGTAGGCATCTCAGAcaagaaaaaagttattttaggAGTTGTGTTACAGATTATTTACTCTtctgtcaaaatgaattatccCCGTTGTTTCGTTAATACGTATAGGTACGTATTatcagaaaacaaaataatctacagtaatgaaaatgaaatggcTTCTGCCAAACctaatctagttttttttagtaattaattgATGGAGTTTTCCAGATTCAATTTTGCCATTTCATCTCAGCGTTTGTTGTTCCGAAATGcgagtagtttgtagctttttaagTAATGTTCTCTAGATTGCTGATACCGAGATGAGGGGCCTTTCTTATTGAGTATGTTATTCCTAATATGGGTCAGATTTTGGTCAAGTCCTAAAGGCATGACTTACAattgccgccattttgtggcaagtagtcgcatacacaacGTCAATCCCTGTACAAGAGATGATGGTCCAGTACACACCTGCCTGTCGCGAGCAGCAAGCACCCGCCGCCCACATCAGCCGCGCAGACCGTCGGTCACCTGCCGCGCGCGCTATTGCTTCGCGGCACGCGCTCTCTCTTCGAGCCCGCCACCCTCTGTGGACAAACGAATACTGAtgttattttccaaaatacaaagcatatgtttttcataatttacagATTCAGTATttgtgaagcggtggtgaaTGGAAAAGTCAGGATCGACCTAGAAGAACGAAGATTGCGAATCTCAGATATTAGATTCCATAACAGGGGAGAATGCATTCTTCTGAGAGTGATGAGTATAGAACAAGTGAGATTTGTCAGGATCGAGGGAAACAGGTGtgatatgtatgtttttatatgaaagtcaTTTATATAAGGAATTGGAGGTTTGAGGGAAAGAAATGTACAGTAACATTATCGTCCCTGCCCCGGCTATCCAGCACTATAATGCCTACATTATAAAGTCTGAACTATATGTTCAGGGTTAAAGAAATAGtgggcaatattttttttgcttccAAAACTCAAGCCAAGAGAATATTACTGACATCACATTTGAAGAATCAAGGATTTCAGAGAAAAGGACATATAGTATTGGACCGTACCTACTGGTAAATATGTACATTGATGGATACAGAAAATTATTCCTAGGTTAGAATAGCTCGCGTAATGTTTTCTGTACATAGGTCTTAAAGAGGTCAATGACAATGCGGTCAGCGTGGccacatacataaatactcCTTTTGTTATAATAACCATCACTTACTCAACAAGTACgacaaaatagaattaaattaatgactGAGTGAGTATAGAGTCAGCAAGTTTGATGCATTTTATGATTCCTTATAGGTGTTGAATGGATTAAACATATAGTTTTGCTTAAGTTatgtctaaatatatttaaaattaaatataaacattgaaaattgtttacaaatgTATAAATCTCAAACTTCtatattaaaagaaacaaGTTGGAGGAACCAAAAATTGATTATTGATGTATGTCAATGACGTATATCCTTGGAGTATTCCAAGGATGAATTCTAGAACCTTtggcaaatattataacaaagatCGCAGTGGTGGATTATTCATATGATATGAGACCTAATTTGAGATTCCACCGTATCGTTTGAAGTCTACCGACTGTCAGACGGGGCTCGTCCCTACTAAATTTAAACACAGATGCAGTTTTTGCAAACTTATTCTGAGAATTACGTCTGCTTTTTGTCGGTTTTCCTGCTGTGTACGTGACCACTAAGATTGAAAAACGTATATATCTCAGGTCaggtatgtatatacataaatcaGGTAATTACATATGTTCCTCAATACTATTCATACATTCATATTTGAGAACTATTTTTACGAGCATTTTTACCGCCCCATcggtcaattttcttgaggacagaatcatttcaaaaatcgaagattattatttagcaTTACTCCAGTATAGATTACTATTAAAAGTctggtaataaaattgtttcttgtctttgttaaatcATCAAGTCTCTCATGGTTTTGTTTCGGGCACATGTTGGACATACGTGGATCAGATATAAGGTTGTTTATATAGGTGGGACACGTACAAGAATATCAGTTTCTGACAATCTGATCATGAGTCAGAGCTCAAAGGCGATTTTCAAAGAAGCTTGGTTTTTGACTACGgagaaattgttattttgtccCGAGGTTGACAAAGTAGATGACGTATACAGCTTAATGATGATTAAGCTGTAAGCTGATTAAGCTCTCCACGATGGTGAGGAGCTTAACCTTcgtgaaattaataaatatatctaatataaataatagataaatatgtcTGATTACTTGATATTCTTACtagaatttttcaaataatgcTATATGAAACACCTAAGTACACTTTAGTTGaacaaaagtattattttgaagCGTCATTCATGTGTATCAGTCAGGATTGCATGGATTCGTAATCTTTCATTCCTAATAGGTAAATAGAATTTGGCTTCTCCTACACTAGCGGTGAAACTATGAAGTCTTTGAACTTTCAGGCGGCATGAGGAGTATCAGAGCGGCAAGGCCGTCTCGCTCCACTCGCTAGTGCGTTGACCATACTTCAAGtaaatatgtacagtcaacagaatATTCTACCTATATCTATAGCAAATTCACGGCTATTACTACTGTTTAGATAATAGCGGTAGATACAGGGCAATTTGACATGCCCTTCACTGTACTCGTGGGTAGTTACAATGTCCAACCATTTGTTAAGTAAGTACCGACTTTGAGGTACTGAAGCGGGCGGGCAATGTCATCACTCATTACAGTTTACACTGGACCGTACTTGTCATTGTTAATGAATGGTTTAAGTAGTACTAGCCTTTATTTTGCTAAATGAGGTATATTTAGGCTCTTCCGAAGTTAATTCAGATTTGTTAGGTAACATGTAGCATCTATTTAAATCTCTACTGACTCTGTTACGCCGTTTTGTGACACAAGATTTTTTCCTCCgtaaatttcaagaacacCGAAATGGACAAAATATTCCTGAAAAATATTCCATCTCAAATTCTCCTATCTCGATCTATCCCGAGATCATGTTTGCTTGCACCGCTGTGTTCAAGTCTTGCTCCggattatgtattattccgtgtctcattttatattacagaaGCGATCGAAAACATCTTTACGGTGTCATGTTAAGCGTGGGTTGCATTATAAAGAGCAGATGGATTGACAATCACTCCGCAGACGTAGGCGATGTGTGGTGAATATTTCGCACGGCATTATACGATCTGGACATTGAAGTGGCTGGTTGAACTTTTGTTAAGATACAGATTCTATTATATAGATTctattatatagatagatattgtAAAGATACAGATTCAGAATAAAGTTTCTATCTCTTAGgacagacaaaataaaataaatcccgCTGATTGTCGACTGCTGTCTTAGTGGACAGACAAACCGAATCAGGTCTTGAAACTAAAAGGTATAATACTGATTAAACGAATAGACAAAGTTTGCAATTGGTCAATGTGCAAATCTATGTATGGCAGACTTATTCGAACAGGCTTGTTGTGTCTGCAATAATGAGAAGTAGTTCGTGGATTTTTGTCTGCCATAGCGTTCGACTATTCACTATTTCTGTGGAATCCGCGAATCGTTATTGAAAGGTTGGTAGATCAATATCTCAGAGTGGAAATGGAGCCTTGATATGCAAGTGATCAATCTAATTTAAGCTGTTTGGAAATAAGCTCGACCTGGTTTACCTGCACTAGCCTGTCTGCCTGCTCCACTCCACAGAACAGTTTCATCTAGTTTGGACCTAAGTTGACGCCCAACACAAAGTGGAATGTGTTCCTTTCAGTTTCCACGCTCGGGTAAAATTCAACGTATgtcaaattatgtaaaatcatatttactgTGCCCATGCACAGCTTATCTTTTACATATACTTATgctgatataataataatgagttATAATGGTGTAGCTATATCTAACCTAACTTTGCTTTATGTACACCTATAacagatactttttttataaatatacctatgtttatttttggacTATACTTATTGAATAGATAATTATGAATTAGACAAAAACttcaagtaaatttttgagtttttagGTGCAGTTACGTCAAtcttcatacaaataaattcaaacaagTCTTAATTTAAggcataaacatttttaaaatgaacttAGTCAAGTTGATTTTAggaaacataatttaaaaaatgcaggacaaaaatgtaaagccacattacaaaaaaaaaactagagtACCTAATACAACTCTCCTGCCTGCCGGGTCATCTGGCAATTAGAATGATTGCTCACTATCCTAATCTTTAATTAACccgtttgttattattgtggACGACATGGCATCATGTCATTAAACCAATTAACGTTATGATACCTGCATTTCAGTCAACACAATTGACCTACCTATTACAATTTCCATGTATgtactatgtaatgtaatgtccAAACGACCGAATTTTGCCGAGCAGactattaacaaaacaatccAATTTTCTAAAGTGTGGTGAATTGTTTCAAAGTTACGGAAATGGCTGAAACTATAATGAAAGACTAATAGttattaggtattttgataaaagccatattatattacataattagaaCTGATAATCATTCAACGAAAATTTTGACTTAAAAAGAGGCGAAGCCGCGTATGGTTTTACATATAGAAAAAACGTGGCTATGGATTTGAAATTAGGCCAAACGTTCACAAAATGCACTTTGAACTATGATATAGTTATGTTGTTCATAGAGTTGTTGTGAAACCACTAGCGCACGTGCGCCCCACAGACTGTTTGGCGTAGCTAGGGTTgtcaacacaaaaaaaaaaaacagaatatgGAAAATTCTTTTTCCACAATCTGAATTTTAGAATAGAAGTTTTTGTCTTTGTTGTTTAcctagtttaaaatttatcaataggTATTACAAGTGTTACTTATACTGATATTATAGAAGGACTTAACATCGAAGAAGGAATACCGCCTACCGTCCTTGACATTGCTTCCTTCTTTAATattgattgtaaaataaatagtagttAATAGAGCATTCCTTCTCATCAAATGCAAATACTTTCGCTTTTTGCAAACGAATCGAGGCCCTAGGGACAGTTGACACAGGCTAGGTTACAAACACGTGGACTAAATTGATTCAACCAGATTTATATGGCCGAGAGCTCCTTGAGAAATTGAGTTGGGTATATTTACTGCCTCTAAAACTCGTTTCAATTGCTATACCAGTCATTGTCTACTAATGTACGATCATGTGTTGGCGAAAATGTTCGATAGTAAGCGTATATAAGATTCACCATTGTGAAGATTAATGTAAACTGCCCAAAAAAAATTGAGCGATAAAAGCATTCAAAATTTAGCATCAACAACTTCATAATCTATCGATAACTGTCCGATGACATGAAACCTCGCATTTTTTAGAATGTCCTAATGGTCCtaacaagaaatatttatgtctCCACCTCAAAATACCGCTGGTCGTGAGTTCGATTCCGATCACTTTCGCAACCAGCCGCCATTGTCTCGCAATGCACCGATAGACAATGCATTACAGTACATAATGATATGACGCTTGGGAAATTACTTGGTTGACACATCTAAGTGAAGGCTAATTAAATGACGCCTTTTGTCGTGTTGCGGTTGGGGAcctgtattttataactttaaccTCCCGATGCAAATAAAGGTTTGCGTAACTGAGTTTTGTCTGCGATATTGCATTCCTTTAAACGATGTACTCATATcagtgaagcggtggtggtgcgcctgtggatcgaaatgtCCCAGCTTCGTATCCACCTCGTGCCgtacgagtttgtataccaatctgactcacatATAGACaagtagtagtttttatagaccaccacttgcttccggtgaaggaaaatatcgtgaggaaacctgcacactggtggacagtatagttcactagtgtatgcgactacctgccacttgATGGCGGTAAGTATTCGTAAAAGTCTTGTCAAAGGtttttaggtgacttgaataaaatctgacaccagtgttagtaataacacactcgatatgatgatgatgatgtactGTTATCGATATGTTaacgtttattattttctgattCATTTGCTATAGCATTAGACTACAGCAGAAGATGCCATTGCGAAGATTGCGATGAATACCTTCTCAATAAAATGACctgattatatatttcattcaattagCTTTTTTGGAGCGGGGTGGGTCGTGAATCTACTAAATctactaataaatatcatcGCTTTTTGGACAATTAGGGATCTTGGAAACGAAACTCTTAATAGTTTTAGCTAACAATTGTTTGTAGGTAAAGATTTACAAATCGGCAtagatgtaatttttgattatAACGCGCACCCGCCACCTGAAACCAATGTTGAGTCAGAAAATTATATGTACAGATGAGAGTGATTCAGTCATTCCTTTTTTGTCATGGTTAAGTGCATTAATAGCCCGTTAGCTAGCCTTTAggtagttttttctttttccacCTTGCATATGGTATACTATAGTACTCAATTGCGCTTGCTTAAGAGAAGTCTGTTCTGCACTGACCACTAGAATAGTTTTACCTTCAATTGAAAGGAAGATTATGGAAGGAAAagatcatataaataaaatggaactCGTGAAAAGCCTTCATGACGAGTAAACAGGAAAAACACTTAAAAATTAACAGTAAAACGGATCAAAATGGAAGAAAACGAAGTATTTAAATCAACGAACCACCATACTCCTAGGTGAATGACAACTCTGACAAATCTGAGTTTGCTATAGACATTCAAACATGCAAATTACAGAGAGAGGAGGACATTTTTAAACCCTCAATAAAAATGATCAT contains:
- the Ypel gene encoding protein yippee-like isoform X3 — encoded protein: MWAAGACCSRQAGEGAGAATTARTPVKTFQAYLPPAHRTYSCIHCRAHLASHDELISKSFQGSQGRAYLFNSVVNVGCGPAEERVLLTGLHAVADIYCECCKTMLGWKYEHAFESSQKYKEGKFIIELAHMVKENGWD
- the Ypel gene encoding protein yippee-like isoform X1; translation: MKYEVDASAERKELSYGGWRARRESACREAIARAAGDRRSARLMWAAGACCSRQAGEGAGAATTARTPVKTFQAYLPPAHRTYSCIHCRAHLASHDELISKSFQGSQGRAYLFNSVVNVGCGPAEERVLLTGLHAVADIYCECCKTMLGWKYEHAFESSQKYKEGKFIIELAHMVKENGWD
- the Ypel gene encoding protein yippee-like isoform X2; translated protein: MRDAVSNRGAVVGEGAGAATTARTPVKTFQAYLPPAHRTYSCIHCRAHLASHDELISKSFQGSQGRAYLFNSVVNVGCGPAEERVLLTGLHAVADIYCECCKTMLGWKYEHAFESSQKYKEGKFIIELAHMVKENGWD